The genomic window CGATCCCATGGGCATCCGTTTTCACTCCTAAGGAGCCTTATGATGTCCCTTATTCTTTCGACGCCTGACGGCGCTAATCTTTCCTCAAGTCCCAAATTTTCCTCACTCCCTTAATTTTGTTTCTGAATTCTGTCTTAAATTCCTGGGGGACAACCCTTATCATGGTTTCTGATAGAGAGGTAATATACGGGGCTGTTTTTGAACCGGCCAGAGTAGGGCTGTCTGAAGGCAGAAATGTAGTAAGGGCAATAAGAATAACGGAAGATATCATGATTGCCTTTATTCCGCCAAAAACAGCTCCTGAAAGACGATCTGCCCATCCGAGCAGAGCTATGTTAAGAACATACCTGATCCCGGTGCCGATGAGATTTATAACACCGAAAACTACCGAGAACACGAGCAGAAAGCCGGCAATATTTGCATACGCCGGGGTTGTAATATAAAGCGCAAGCTTTTTTGCTGCCAGGCCATAATAGGTATAAGAGCAGTAGAAACCAGCTATTACACCTATGATTGCAGAAGCTTCTTTTATTATCCCTCTGAAAATCCCCCTGAGCACACAATATGAAAGTATGGAAAGAGAAACAACATCGAACAGATTCATGGTTTCCATAATAAAGGCGTTTCCTTTTTGGGTTCGGCAAAACAGATTTGTATCAAACTCTTAAATAAATATGAGCGAAAGATTTTGAATAACAAAGCGGCTTTTTTTGCGCAAGTTTTTTCAGGCTTTTACGGGTACAAACATAGTTGGAATAGATTTGCCAAAAAAAAATAAAGTGTGCTATGAATCAGCATCAGCGTAAATGCTGAAAATATTCAAAAAAAATAATAAGGCCCAATCACCTTGAGTGTTTATAAATTAGGTGTCACGGGCTTTTGCAGCTGATTGCGTAATTAAATTTTTTTTTAAGGAGGAACGGATTAATACCAAGGTATAAATCCGGATTATGGCTTCATATTCAGAAATGATAAGGGAAACCCTGGTTTTTGAGGATATAAACCTCGCTCGCCAGCTTTTCGGGGAACAAAACAGCAACCTTAAAAAAGTGGCTGACACACTTGAGATAAATATCCAGGCGAGGGGCAACACTGTACACATCGAAGGCGACAGCATAAGTACAAAACTTGCTGACAACATACTGAATCAGCTTTACGCCCTTCTCAAAGAACAATATCCCATATACCCCAATGACATAGACTTTGCCATACGAACCCTGAGCGGAGACAACAAAGTCAACCTAAAAGATATATTCCTGGACACAGTCTATATCACCGCAAAAAAAAGAGCCATAACACCAAAAAATACGGCGCAGAAAGCTTATATTGAAGCTGCAAGAAACAATGACATGGTTTTCGGCATAGGACCTGCCGGCACAGGCAAAACCTACCTTGCCATGGCCATAGCAGTCTCGGCTCTGACCAAGGGGCTGGTAAGCAGAATAATTCTGACAAGGCCGGCTGTAGAGGCAGGAGAAAGCCTCGGATTTCTTCCGGGAGATCTGGCTGAAAAGGTTGATCCATACCTAAGACCACTTTACGACGCGCTTCATGACATGATGAAATTTGAAAAAGCAAGCGCGCTTCTTCAGCAGGGTGTTATTGAAGTGGCCCCACTTGCTTTCATGAGGGGCAGAACCCTTAATGACGCGTTCATAATCCTTGACGAGGCACAGAACACGACGAGCGAACAGATGAAAATGTTTCTGACAAGAATAGGATTCAACTCAAAGGCCATCATTACCGGGGACATCACCCAGATAGATCTTAAGCCGGGCAGAATATCAGGACTTGTTGAAGCAAAAGAAATCCTCCAGGGCATAGATGGTATAGAATTTGTATATTTCTCCAAAAAAGATGTTGTTAGGCATCGACTGGTTCACAAAATAATATCTGCTTATGAAGTAAAGGATCAACTGAAAAAATCCCAGCAGAGAAACGAATCCGAATAATATGGAGAAGCAATAATTTTAAGCCATGTTTAAAATAGACAAAAGAACCTTCTGGATTTTTATGGGAACCAACAGGTGCATCAGAATCGCTTTGGCACTTGTGATAACCCTGATCTTCACAATCTTCCTTTATCCAAGCCTCACAGTGGTCGCCCCGGAGTACAGGCCCGGAGACATAGCAACCAGGAATATCAAGGCTCCTGTTGACTTTTTTATTGAAGACAGCGCAGCCACTGAAGCAAACAGGAAGCTTGCTATTGAATCTGCCCTCGCAGTATTTGATCTTGACGAGGAACTGCTTCCTTTAACAATCGAAAAAATTAACGCTTCATTTGCAATGGGCGCAGCAATATTCAAAAACAGCTCAGATCCTGCTCAGTCAGGCGAGGCTCTCCAGGAACAACCTAACTATGAACAAGCAGCTCTTGAAAAAAAACCGGAGTTTGAAAGAATACTTGGAATAGAAGTCAGTGACGCCACTTACGAAGCTTTTGTCAAAAGCGGTTTTTCCAAAGAAGCGGCAAACGCAGCAATAAATATACTGGCCGAATTACTAAAAACCGGCGTAATTTCCAACCAGGAATATATAAAATCCCAGACAGAAAAAAGCCTTATTCTGATCAATCTTAAAACCGGGGTTGAAAAAATTATTGATCCTCCACAAAAGTTCTATTGGCCAGAAAAAGCAAAGGAAATGATAACAAGCATTGGCCACAGCTATCTGAAAGAAATACCTGCAAGCTCCGCAAACGCAGTAATTGAAATGACTCTTAAGCTGATTTCTCCAAATATTACTCCAAACAGAAGTGAATCCGAAAAAAGAATCAAAGACGCGGCTGACAGTGTCAAACCTGTGCTATATCAGATAAAAACGGGCGAAATGCTTCTAAGGGAAGGAGAGCGAGTCAGCCCTGATCATATCATGAAGCTAAGAACACTTCAGGATCAGACAAAACGAGAAAACATGCTCTCCAATTCAGTCGGCACAGGTCTTACCATAATAATAATGTTTCTGATTTTTTACAGACTTCACATTCCAAAAACAGAGGCAGAATCAAGACAGCATAATAAGACCCTGCTTTTCATGGCCACCATCCTGCTGTCATTTCTTATCCTAGCCAAGCTGTTTTTGTCGTGGTCAAGCTATTTCACTGGAGCGGCATATTTTTCAATGGACTCCGCTGCGATTTACTTCGGTCTGCCAATGGCGGCAGGCCCAATGATAGTCTGTCTCTTTTTCGGTTTAAGCAACGCTCTTCCCTTTGCTCTGGTGCTCTCACTTCTTTCATCGATCATTTTTTCAAACAATATGGAAATATTCATATTCTATCTCTTAAGCGGAGCCATGGGAGCATTCTGGGTAAGGGACTGCAGGGAAAGAAAGGTGTTCATAAAAGCCGCCCTTAAACTCGGTCTTCTTAATATGCTCCTTGCAGCTGCGACATCAATGCACATTGCATTTCTTTCGCCCCAGAAGCTATTAATAAGCCTTGCCGCAGGTTTTTCAGGCGGATTTCTTGCAGGCATTGCGACTTCAGGGATTGTCCCTCTCATAGAAGTTGCGTTTAACTACACCACGGACATAAAACTGCTGGAACTGGCCAACCCTGATCAGCCGATACTAAGGAAGCTTATGCTGGAAGCTCCGGGAACATACAATCATTCAATGATAGTTGGTACTCTGGCAGAAGCGGCAGCTTCCGAAATTGACGCTAACCCCCTTCTTGCAAGAGTCGGCGGATATTATCATGATATTGGCAAGATCAATAAGCCTTTCTATTTCATTGAAAACATCAGAAACATGAAAAACAAACATGACAAGCTCGCTCCGTCCATGAGCGCACTCATACTTACGTCTCATGTCAAAGATGGGGCCAATCTTTCAAAAAAATACAAGCTTGGGAAAGCAATTACGGACATAATCAGACAACATCACGGAACCAGCCTGATAAGATATTTCTATGACAAGGCAAGACAGATCAAGGGAGATGATGCTGTAAATCCGAATGATTTCAGATATCAGGGGCCATCGCCCCAGACAAAGGAAGCCGCCATCGTAATGCTGGCAGACGTTGTGGAAGCTGCCTCAAGAACACTTGAAAACCCGACCCAGGCAAGGCTCCAGGGCCTTATCCTGAATCTGATAAACAAAATATTTGCCGATCATCAGTTAGACGGATGCGATCTGACACTCAAGGATCTTCACAGAATCGCAAAAAGCTTTACCAAGATTCTGACAGGCATCTACCACAGTCGCATCGAATATTCTGAACCTGCGGCACCATCATCGGAAGGAAAACAAAAAAATGACGGTACTGATAGACAACCGCCAGACAAACCATCAAATCCGGATGGAAGTGATGGAGACCAGGGCTCAGGACATCTTAAACGTCTTGGGTTATCCTGACGCCGAACTTTCCATATCCATTGTGGATGACACTGAAATAAGAAATCTCAACAGAGATTACAGAGGCAAGGACAAAGCAACAAATGTCCTGTCATTTGCCATGAATGAGGGTGATTTTGACTCAATCAACCCTGAAATATTAGGTGATGTTGTAATTTCAGCGGATACTACCCAAACCGAAAGTGCTGAGTATGGCATGTCATTTGACGACAGACTCTTTCAACTTCTTATCCACGGAGTCCTTCACCTTGTCGGCTATGATCATGAACAGGGTGACGAGGAATCTGCCATTATGGAAAAAAAAAGCGATGAAATAATGTCAAAAGTCTTTCCTGAAACCGTTGTAAAGGGATGGATAGGATAATTCAATTCCTCCTTGACTATCACAACCAGTTAATTATTCTTTTTCATTAAACACCTTTTTTAACTGAAACGTTGGGGATTTTAAAATCTCGCCACACCCCCGTAAATTTTATGAATTCAGATCTTATTAGCAGGCAGTAATTCAAGTCGATGTTTGGCAGGCTTAACGATAAACCATAAAGTTTTTGCGGAGCTTTTTCCAAAAAGCGACCCGCCGACATTCGGATCAATGTCGAATTACGAGCAAAGGACTCTCTAATCCGACGAATCCATAAAAGGCACCACCGGGGCACCGACAGCTTGTTTTTGACAGTTACGATGAATAGTAGCTTACAAAAAATTATATAAGGAGGCATTAATGGCCAGTTTGGCAGTGAATGTGGATCATGTTGCAACTTTAAGAGAGGCCAGAAAAATAAATTATCCTGATCCTGTAATTGCAGCTGCGGCAGCGGAACTTGCAGGAGCGGACGGAGTTGTCGTCCACCTGCGTGAGGACAGACGTCACATCCAGGACAGGGATGTATACCTGCTGAGACAGACGGTTCAGACCAAGCTTATTCTTGAAATGGCTGCCACGGATGAAATGACAAAAATAGCCCTTGAGATCATACCAGACCTTGTCACACTTGTTCCTGAAAAAAGACAGGAAATCACAACCGAAGGTGGCCTGGACATTATAAATAACAGAGACAGAATAGCTGAAACCATAGACACTCTGAAGCAGGCCGGAGTCCCTGTGAGTCTTTTCCTGAATCCTAGTCTGAAGCATGTTGAGCTGGCAAAGAGTCTGGGGGCTGACAAGATTGAAATCCACACCGGAATTTTCTGCGAGGCAGAATCCCCTATGCAGCAGTCTGCGGCCATGAGCGATATAATAGACGCTGCAAAACTTGCAAAGGAGATGGGGCTTGGAGTAAACGCCGGCCACGGAATCTGCTACAAAAATATAAAGGCCTTCAAAGGAATAAAAGAAATAGACGAATTCAGCATTGGTCACAGCATAGTATCCAGGTCCATAATGGTCGGAATGGAAAATGCTGTTCGTGAAATGATCAGACTCATTGAATCACTCTGATATGTATATAGTATCTCCAGCAGAAATGGCTGAAATGGACCGCCGAACAATACAGGAATTCGGAGTACCTGGTCACACTCTCATGGAAAATGCCGGCCGGGGGGCTGTGGAGGTTTTCTCAAATCATTTCCCTGATTTCAGAACGAAAAAAATCTGCGTGATTTGCGGAAAGGGCAATAACGGAGGGGACGGTCTGGTCATGGCCAGGTATATAGCCGCTCATATACAAGAATCAGGCGGCTCGGTTAAAGTATTTCTTTTGGGATCAAAGGATTTGGTTCAAGGAGATGCTGGAATAAACCTTCATCTGCTTGAAAAAACCGGTATTACAGTTAATGAAATTCTTACGGAGAAAGACCTGTCTTTTTTTGAATCACAAGCAAAGGGACAGGATATTTTCATAGACGCAATTTTCGGTACAGGTCTTAATGCGCCTGTTAAAGGAATTGCGGAAAATATCATTTGTTTTCTGAATAAAACAAATGCCAACGTCTTTTCCGTTGATATACCGTCAGGGCTTGATTCAGAAACAGGAAAACCACTTGGAACCGCTATTAAGGCTTCGGTTACAGCGACCTTCGGTTTCCCGAAAATAGGTCATGCTGTTTATCCAGGAGCCTCATATTGCGGAAAAACAGAGATTATAGACATTGGGATACCTAAGTGTATTTCTGAAAGTCTTGCACCCATTCATGAACTTGTAACTGAAAAATACGTTTCTGGCCTTTTTAAAAAAAGACACCCTGAAACCCACAAAGGAACAAACGGTCACGTGCTGGTGGCAGGCGGGTCTCCGGGTAAATCAGGCGCGCCAATAATGACCGCAGTAGCTGCTCTTAGAACCGGGGCAGGACTCGTGACACTTGCCCTACCCCTCAGCCTCAGACCTTTCGCAGAAATATCCTCTTTTGAAATAATGACAGAAGCTATTCCTGAAACTGCCGAAGGATGTATAGCCAATATTTCAGAGAGTTATCTTGATAATGTATTGAACGGCAAACAAGTCATGGCTGTCGGCCCGGGAATGGATGAAGGGCCTGAGACAAAAGAGTTTCTTTCCCAAATAATCAAAACAGCTGAAATCCCCCTCGTAATTGACGCAGGAGCTCTTAACATAATTGCCAGAAACCCTGATATCCTGAGAACACTCAAAACTCCAGCCATTCTTACCCCGCATCCCGGAGAAATGGCAAGGCTTGCAAAAAAAACGACGTCTGAAATCCAGGAAGACAGAATTAATGTTGCATCATCCTTTGCAAGGGAATATGGAATTTACCTTGTTCTTAAAGGCGCCGGAACTGTGATTGCCTCTCCTGACGGAAGAATAATGATAAACAGAACCGGGAATCCTGGTCTTGCAACAGCAGGAACCGGGGATGTGCTGACCGGAATAATTGCAGGCCTTGTTGCCCAGGGATTAAAACCCCTTGATGCGGCAGCAGCTGGTGTTTACATTCACGGAAAAACAGCTGACAGGGTTGCCGCTTCAATGGGACCATTCGGTTTTATAGCTACAGATATAATCTCAGCCATTCCATCTTGCATTGCTGGTCTGGTTTTAAATAATAACGTTTATGATTTCGGATTCATAAAGAGTTTTGAGAGTCTTTTTTAAATGAAAAGCCGTAATATGAATGAAATGAACAGACAGGATGCCCCCGTGTTCGAAGTAACGACAGCCACACCTGAACACACCAGAGCATTAGCTGAAATGCTTGGCAATCTTATAAACGGCAAAACAGTCATAGGCCTGAACGGAGAACTCGGAGCCGGAAAAACCGAATTTGTAAAGGGTCTTGCCCTTGGATCAGGCGTCTCAAAAGACAGTTACATAACCAGTCCTACTTATTCCATAATAAATCATTACAATGGCAGGATCGCCTTTTATCATCTTGATCTCTACAGGCTTTCGGGCCCTGATGAGCTTTACGATACAGGCATTGAAGATATTCTATCTGAAAATGCGGTCATTGTTGTAGAATGGCCTGAAATCATGCAGAAAATGTCGGATTTCAACGTGGAGATTAATATTCAAGTTACCGGAATAACAGAAAGAAAAATTAGTTTTTTTGCGTATGGACTTGCAAATTCAAATCTGATAAAAGAGCTGGCAAATCAATATAAGGAGAAAATTACAACATGGGACTAATCGTTCAGAAATTCGGCGGCACATCTGTGGGCGATTTGGACCGAATCCGTAACGTTGCAAAAAAGGTGGCCAAAACCTACGACGAAGGTCATGACGTCGTTGTTGTTCTTTCGGCCATGTCAGGCGTAACGGACGGTCTTATCGCCATGGCCAAAAAAATAGATGAAATGCCTGACAAAAGAGAGCTCGACGTTCTTCTTTCCACAGGCGAACAGACCACGGTTGCGATTCTTGCAATGATACTCAAAACCATGGGCTACAAGGCTAATTCCCTTCTTGGCTTCCAGGCCGACATAAGGACAGACAGGATGTCCGGCAGCGCAAGAATACAGAGCATAGGGGCGGAACGCATACGAAATATGCTCAGGGAAAGAACAATCGCAGTTGTTGCGGGCTTCCAGGGCCATGATGATTTCGGCAATATAACAACCCTTGGAAGGGGGGGCTCAGACACCTCTGCCGTGGCCATTGCCGCTGCAATAGGAGCAGACATATGCGAGATATACACAGACGTTGATGGTGTATATACAACTGATCCTAACATGTGCAAAAAGGCCAGAAAGCTCTCAAAGGTATCCTATGATGAGATGCTTGAGATGGCCAGCCTTGGAGCGAAGGTTCTTCAGATCCGTTCGGTGGCATTTGCTAAAAAATTCAACGTGCCAGTCCATGTTCGTTCGTCGTTTAACGAAGAGGAAGGCACAATGGTCGTAAATGAGGATGCAGATATGGAACGTTTGGTTGTTTCAGGTGTTACATACAACAGAAATGAAGCAAGAATAACTCTGAAAAATGTTAAGGATGAGCCAGGCATTGCATCCAAAATCCTTGCGCCGGTTGCTGACGCCGGAATCGTAGTTGACATGATTATCCAGAACACAAGGGCGTCAGGCCTAACAGATTTCACCTTCACTGTTCCAAAAACAGATTTTAAACAGGCAATGGAAATTCAAAAAGAACTTTCCAAAATGATAGGGGCCGAAGACGTTATCGGAGACGATAATATTGCCAAGGTTTCGGTAATCGGCGTGGGAATGAAAAACCATTCTGGTGTTGCCACAAAAATGTTCCAGACCCTTGCGACCGAAAACATTAATATTATCATGATAAGCACATCGGAAATCAGAATTTCATGCATAATAGACGAAAAATATACGGAGCTTGCAGTAAGATCATTGCACACAGCATTTGGCCTTGATGCAGAAGCAAAGGTTGAATAATTCAAATAAGATGGTCTCGCAAAATAAGGCTGATAAAAAAAATGAATGAAAATCAGCTGATATTTGTACTTTTTGCGGCCTTGTTTTGCATGGCTGCAATCTTTCTGCGATAAAAATATGTGGGGCTTTTTTGTAAAAAGCCCCACCTCCCCTCAAAAACTTTATGAATATTTAGCAATAACAGGCCGATATCATATATTAGCATTCCTGATTCTCGTTATTTAAAAGTTTTTGCGGAGCTTTTTCCAAAAAGCGACCCGCCGGAGGCACCCTGCTTAACGTCGGATTACAGACAAAGGGCGTCCTAATCCGACCTACAACTTGGCCCTTTTTTAGTTATTAATATCAGAATGTTATTCTATAAAATACTTTTCCACACTTAAAGAGAACATAGCCATTAAAAAAGCCTGAAAAACCGCCTTTTTCAAAAGGCGATTCTCCAGGCTTTACGGTCTATTTGTAACTGCTCGTCCTGAGATTTGTTTCAAGGGTAACAGAAACTTTATTAATTACTATTTTTTCTTTGCATCTTTTTTCTTGGAAGCAGCTTTAACCTGAAGAGCCACTGATTCAGTATAGATGATCTCTATTCTGTCGCCTACCTTGACCTTATCAAGGTTTTCAGGATGTTTAACATCTACAAGATAGCTTTTTCCATCAACAAGCTTGAGAGTTGCCTTGGATTTTTTCTTGTCAATGTTCATTATTGTTGCAGTTGTCTTTACCTGTGCAGTCGCAATTCCAGCCGGTTTCTGACCTATAGGAGCAGCAACCACAGATTCGCTCGCAGCCTGAGGAATTTCCGGCTCGTCAGCTTTCAATACCCTGATTGAGATGGATTCATAATACTTGGTGGTAACTTCATCGCCAACCTTAACCTGGGGAAGATTCTTCACTTTGGCATCGGCGATTATTGAAAACTCTTCACCACCTGGTTTCTTCAGGGTAACAAGTCTTTTTTTCATATCTATGGCAGATACAGTTGCGGTAAGGGTACGCACTTCGCCCCGTCCAAATACAACCGGAGGCTCTTCAGGCACAACTGCTTTCTGTGGCTCTGGCTTAACTTCCGGCTTTACTTCTGCCTTGGCTTCTGCTTCCATTTTAGGGGCCGGATCAGCATTTTTCTTTGCGCAGGCCACAAAATTCATTGTCATCAATAAAGTAATGGCCAATGTTGAAGCTACGGCAAAACAACTACTTCTCTTCATCAGTTATCTCCTTTTTTGTTAAAAAACACTTTTAGATAATAAGTTTGGCGGGCGCTTGAAGTATCAACTTACAAGACATCGTTTACTACCAAAAATTCAGAAAATACACCATCTTAAAATGAGACAATCAAACATCTTATATAGGCAAAGGGAGTTCTGATCAGACCTAAGAATGGCCTTTTTTATAGAACTGCAGCAATTTCATCAGCAATTCTCAAGGCCGAAGCCCTTGGGTCCGATGCCCTGCTTATGGGTCTTCCTATTACAAGATAATCGCTGCCTTCTGATACAGCCCTCGCCGGAGTCATTATTCTGGACTGGTCATCTTCTTTAACAACCTCCCATGAAGGCCTGATTCCAGGGGTGACAAGATAAAAATCATTACCGATCCTTTGCCTTATCATGGACGCTTCGAGGGCCGAACACACAACTCCGCTGCATCCGGCATTTTTCGCCAGCTGAGCCCTCATCACAACAAGGGACTCAGTATTTATGGATTTGTCATGGCCAGTCTCTGCAAGATCAGACGCTGAAGTGCTTGTAAGGACAGTAACTGCGAGAAGATCCAGATTCCCCGATGCTCCTGCGGCTGCCCCAAGCATTTTTGTTCCTCCTGAGGCATGCAGGGTTGTAAAGCGCACATCAAGGCCTGATATTACTGAAACTGACTTTTTAACGGTTTCAGGAATATCATGGAGCTTAAGATCCAAAAAGATCTCGGCGCCTGAAATTTCCCTGATCATTTTTATTATGTCCGGGCCTGTCCTTATGAAAAGCTCGAGACCTATCTTGAACATTCCGACAGTCCCTGAAAGAAGCCTAGCAAAATGGCTTGCTTTTTCCATTGAATCAACGTCCAGAGCAAAAATAATATAATCAGAAGGTTTTTTCATTCTTATTATGAAACTCCATAAAAAGCTTAAAATTCTGTATCGTATGTTTGAAAGATTTCACTGCTATAAAGCTGATATGCCAAATATCCAAAGCGAGGAAGTAAAAAAACAGTTTTTTTAGCCCATAAACAAGATTTTATTTTGATTTTAAGCATTCAGACGCTAATAATGAATTCCAAAAAAATATAAACCATAGAATAATTGAATCCGGCAACCAAATAATTATGAATGAAATTAGAATAGTACCCTCTGGCAGCTTCTTCTGCGGGAAAAAACAGCCGGTAGTGCTTCAGGCCTTTCTTGGCTCTTGCGTCGGCGTGGCAATTTATGACAAGGCGGCAAAGGTAGGAGGAATTGCACATTTTCTTCTGCCAGCGCCAATATCATCTTCTGAATACATAAACCCGGATAAATATGCGTCAACCGGACTGCCAGTTTTTCTGGAAGCTCTCAGGGAACTTGGCGCGACAAACAGGAATATGGCTGTGACCATAGCCGGAGGTGCAATGGTTGGCTCAATCAGCGAGCTTGACATGTCCCTCAATATTGGTGGTCGTACAGCTGAGGTTGTAAAAAAAATCCTGTCCGAAGATGGTATGCAGATAAATTTTGCGGAAACCGGAGGACTCATAGCCTGCAGGCTTGATCTTGATCTTGATACAGGCAAGGCGTCTGCACAGCCGACGCTTTCAGGCCCTGATAAAACTTTCATGGAGTTCATAAAGCCGGATCCTGCCGAAATCAATAATACTATTACTAATGTCAGACCCATACCCCAGGTGGCCCTGAAAATTCTCAGAATGATAAACGAGGGTGAATACGAGGTACGCCAGCTTTCAAGCGAAATAAAAAAAGACCAGATTATAAGCGCAAAGACTCTTCAGCTATGCAATACCGCTTTTTTTAACAGGAGGGGCAGCATAGATTCTCTGGAGGACGCGATAATAATACTTGGGCAGGATGCAATCATAAAATCCGTAATTTCAGTATGCGTGCGGCAGTTCTTCGTTCAGTCAAAATCAAGCTATTCGCTTTGCCAGGGAGATCTTTACCACCACGCCCTTG from Desulforegula conservatrix Mb1Pa includes these protein-coding regions:
- a CDS encoding aspartate kinase, yielding MGLIVQKFGGTSVGDLDRIRNVAKKVAKTYDEGHDVVVVLSAMSGVTDGLIAMAKKIDEMPDKRELDVLLSTGEQTTVAILAMILKTMGYKANSLLGFQADIRTDRMSGSARIQSIGAERIRNMLRERTIAVVAGFQGHDDFGNITTLGRGGSDTSAVAIAAAIGADICEIYTDVDGVYTTDPNMCKKARKLSKVSYDEMLEMASLGAKVLQIRSVAFAKKFNVPVHVRSSFNEEEGTMVVNEDADMERLVVSGVTYNRNEARITLKNVKDEPGIASKILAPVADAGIVVDMIIQNTRASGLTDFTFTVPKTDFKQAMEIQKELSKMIGAEDVIGDDNIAKVSVIGVGMKNHSGVATKMFQTLATENINIIMISTSEIRISCIIDEKYTELAVRSLHTAFGLDAEAKVE
- a CDS encoding HD family phosphohydrolase is translated as MFKIDKRTFWIFMGTNRCIRIALALVITLIFTIFLYPSLTVVAPEYRPGDIATRNIKAPVDFFIEDSAATEANRKLAIESALAVFDLDEELLPLTIEKINASFAMGAAIFKNSSDPAQSGEALQEQPNYEQAALEKKPEFERILGIEVSDATYEAFVKSGFSKEAANAAINILAELLKTGVISNQEYIKSQTEKSLILINLKTGVEKIIDPPQKFYWPEKAKEMITSIGHSYLKEIPASSANAVIEMTLKLISPNITPNRSESEKRIKDAADSVKPVLYQIKTGEMLLREGERVSPDHIMKLRTLQDQTKRENMLSNSVGTGLTIIIMFLIFYRLHIPKTEAESRQHNKTLLFMATILLSFLILAKLFLSWSSYFTGAAYFSMDSAAIYFGLPMAAGPMIVCLFFGLSNALPFALVLSLLSSIIFSNNMEIFIFYLLSGAMGAFWVRDCRERKVFIKAALKLGLLNMLLAAATSMHIAFLSPQKLLISLAAGFSGGFLAGIATSGIVPLIEVAFNYTTDIKLLELANPDQPILRKLMLEAPGTYNHSMIVGTLAEAAASEIDANPLLARVGGYYHDIGKINKPFYFIENIRNMKNKHDKLAPSMSALILTSHVKDGANLSKKYKLGKAITDIIRQHHGTSLIRYFYDKARQIKGDDAVNPNDFRYQGPSPQTKEAAIVMLADVVEAASRTLENPTQARLQGLILNLINKIFADHQLDGCDLTLKDLHRIAKSFTKILTGIYHSRIEYSEPAAPSSEGKQKNDGTDRQPPDKPSNPDGSDGDQGSGHLKRLGLS
- a CDS encoding PhoH family protein, coding for MASYSEMIRETLVFEDINLARQLFGEQNSNLKKVADTLEINIQARGNTVHIEGDSISTKLADNILNQLYALLKEQYPIYPNDIDFAIRTLSGDNKVNLKDIFLDTVYITAKKRAITPKNTAQKAYIEAARNNDMVFGIGPAGTGKTYLAMAIAVSALTKGLVSRIILTRPAVEAGESLGFLPGDLAEKVDPYLRPLYDALHDMMKFEKASALLQQGVIEVAPLAFMRGRTLNDAFIILDEAQNTTSEQMKMFLTRIGFNSKAIITGDITQIDLKPGRISGLVEAKEILQGIDGIEFVYFSKKDVVRHRLVHKIISAYEVKDQLKKSQQRNESE
- a CDS encoding pyridoxine 5'-phosphate synthase; the encoded protein is MASLAVNVDHVATLREARKINYPDPVIAAAAAELAGADGVVVHLREDRRHIQDRDVYLLRQTVQTKLILEMAATDEMTKIALEIIPDLVTLVPEKRQEITTEGGLDIINNRDRIAETIDTLKQAGVPVSLFLNPSLKHVELAKSLGADKIEIHTGIFCEAESPMQQSAAMSDIIDAAKLAKEMGLGVNAGHGICYKNIKAFKGIKEIDEFSIGHSIVSRSIMVGMENAVREMIRLIESL
- a CDS encoding DUF1344 domain-containing protein is translated as MKRSSCFAVASTLAITLLMTMNFVACAKKNADPAPKMEAEAKAEVKPEVKPEPQKAVVPEEPPVVFGRGEVRTLTATVSAIDMKKRLVTLKKPGGEEFSIIADAKVKNLPQVKVGDEVTTKYYESISIRVLKADEPEIPQAASESVVAAPIGQKPAGIATAQVKTTATIMNIDKKKSKATLKLVDGKSYLVDVKHPENLDKVKVGDRIEIIYTESVALQVKAASKKKDAKKK
- a CDS encoding CvpA family protein, with protein sequence METMNLFDVVSLSILSYCVLRGIFRGIIKEASAIIGVIAGFYCSYTYYGLAAKKLALYITTPAYANIAGFLLVFSVVFGVINLIGTGIRYVLNIALLGWADRLSGAVFGGIKAIMISSVILIALTTFLPSDSPTLAGSKTAPYITSLSETMIRVVPQEFKTEFRNKIKGVRKIWDLRKD
- the tsaE gene encoding tRNA (adenosine(37)-N6)-threonylcarbamoyltransferase complex ATPase subunit type 1 TsaE, with the translated sequence MKSRNMNEMNRQDAPVFEVTTATPEHTRALAEMLGNLINGKTVIGLNGELGAGKTEFVKGLALGSGVSKDSYITSPTYSIINHYNGRIAFYHLDLYRLSGPDELYDTGIEDILSENAVIVVEWPEIMQKMSDFNVEINIQVTGITERKISFFAYGLANSNLIKELANQYKEKITTWD
- the ybeY gene encoding rRNA maturation RNase YbeY codes for the protein MGYPDAELSISIVDDTEIRNLNRDYRGKDKATNVLSFAMNEGDFDSINPEILGDVVISADTTQTESAEYGMSFDDRLFQLLIHGVLHLVGYDHEQGDEESAIMEKKSDEIMSKVFPETVVKGWIG
- a CDS encoding bifunctional ADP-dependent NAD(P)H-hydrate dehydratase/NAD(P)H-hydrate epimerase, which translates into the protein MYIVSPAEMAEMDRRTIQEFGVPGHTLMENAGRGAVEVFSNHFPDFRTKKICVICGKGNNGGDGLVMARYIAAHIQESGGSVKVFLLGSKDLVQGDAGINLHLLEKTGITVNEILTEKDLSFFESQAKGQDIFIDAIFGTGLNAPVKGIAENIICFLNKTNANVFSVDIPSGLDSETGKPLGTAIKASVTATFGFPKIGHAVYPGASYCGKTEIIDIGIPKCISESLAPIHELVTEKYVSGLFKKRHPETHKGTNGHVLVAGGSPGKSGAPIMTAVAALRTGAGLVTLALPLSLRPFAEISSFEIMTEAIPETAEGCIANISESYLDNVLNGKQVMAVGPGMDEGPETKEFLSQIIKTAEIPLVIDAGALNIIARNPDILRTLKTPAILTPHPGEMARLAKKTTSEIQEDRINVASSFAREYGIYLVLKGAGTVIASPDGRIMINRTGNPGLATAGTGDVLTGIIAGLVAQGLKPLDAAAAGVYIHGKTADRVAASMGPFGFIATDIISAIPSCIAGLVLNNNVYDFGFIKSFESLF